The Candidatus Hydrogenedentota bacterium DNA segment TTGCACCTTTTACGACAATGCCGCGGCGACCACCGGTGGGACTTTGGCGAATCTGAACTCCGGCCCCACGGTGATCAACAGCATCCTGTGGTCGGGCGCGCCAGATGAGATTTTCGACAACGGCAGCGTCACGGCTGCCACGTACAGCGATATCCAGGGCGGTTTCCCCGGCGCGGGCAATTTCGATGAGGACCCGCAACTGGAGACGACGCCCGGCAGTACGACGCCGTACCGCATTGCGGTCACGTCGCCCTGTATCGATACGGGCGCCAATACGAATCTCGCGGAGTTCGGGAACATAACCACCGATATCGAAGGGAACGCGCGCGGTCTGGATGGCCCCGGCGCAGGCGGCGACGGCTCGAACTATGACATCGGCGCGTACGAGTACCCGAGCGGCGCCGAGGGTGAGGGTGAAGGGGAAGGCGAAGGTGAGGGCGAGGGTGAGGGTGAGGGTGAGGGTGAGGGTGAGGGTGAAGGTGAAGGTGAAGGTGAAGGTGAAGGTGAAGGTGAAGGTGAAGGCGAGGGTGAAGGCGAGGGCGAGGGTGAAGGTGAGGGCGAAGGGGAAGGCGAAGGGGAAGGGGAAGGCGAGGGCGAAGGTGAGGGCGAGGGCGAGGGCGAGGGTGAGGGTGAGGGTGAGGGCGAGGGTGAAGGTGAAGGCGAAGGCGAAGGCGAAGGCGAGGGCGAAAACCCGCTGCTTCATTGTTCGGATGAAACACTCTATGGACAGGAACCTTACGCGCCCGGCGACAGCGCGTGGTGTGCCGCGGATAGTGATGAAGACCTCCAGCACTATCGCTACGAAAACTATTCCGGGCTTGCCGCATCCATCACGGAAGTGCAGTGGTGGGGCACGGGCGACTGCAGTACACAAGATAAGTCATTCGTGATTGTCTTCCACGGCGAATATAACGGCGAACCCAGCGGCTTCCGAAGCCGGTACTCGGTTACGCCGTCGGTCACGCCGGTGGCGGGCCTCTACGGCGGGTCCGAACCTGCCTTCCACTACAGCGCGGTCCTGCCGCACCCGTGTCCGTATCGTGCAGGATGGATCAGCATTTACGCGGCTAACGACCCATGCACGTTCAATTGGATGTGTTCCCCCAATGGCGACGGCCTCTCGTATTACGGCACGGGCCTGAATCCATTGTATGCGCTTCAAACAACATCGATGAACCTGGCGTTCTGTCTGGGCGCCGTTGGCGAGGACTTCGCGGCCTGTCCAGCAGGGTCATTTTACAGCCAGCCGCTCGCGCTTCCCGAAGAACCCGGGAACGGCGCGCAAGAGAGCGACTTCGCGCGGCCCAGCATGAGCGCGGACAACTTCTCGGGTCTGACCGGCAGTATCCAGGGACTCTCCTGGTGGGGCACAGGCGAGAGCGGCAAGAAATTTCCTTGCGGCCCTATGGCGGAGTCTTTCTGGATCAAATTCTATCTGGATGAGGCGGGCCAGCCTGGGGCATTGCACGAACAGCACGTCGTGACGCCGTCCGTCGCGGAAGCCTACACAACGGGTCTTACGTTCCCGACGACCGTCTATCGTTTCGAAGCCATGCTGAACACGCCCTGTGAATTGTCCTCCGGGTGGCTTGCCGTCCAGGCGCTTGGCCAGTGCTGCTGTTTCTATCAGTGGTGCACTTCGGGCACGGGCGATGGCCTTTCCTATCACTACGAGAACTCGCAAGCGACTCCGGAAACGCTCGACTTCGCTTTCTGCTTCTTGTCCGGCGGCGGTGAAGGCGAAGGTGAGGGTGAAGGGGAGCCTTGCGTGGACGAATGGCACACGGCGGACCAGGACCATAGCAGCAAGACCGAATTGACCGAGTTGCTGCGCGTGATCCAGTTCTACAACTCCGGTGGATTCCATTGCGCTGCGAATCCCGGCGATACGGAAGATGGGTACGTGCCCGGTGCGGGCGCGGACCAGGCCTGTTGTCCCCACGACAGCGACTATGCGCCGTCGGGCCCGGACTGGCAGGTCAAGCTGACGGAATTGCTCCGGCTCATCCAGCTCTACAACTCCGGCGGATACCATGCGTGCCCCGGCGACGGGACAGAGGACGGGTTCTGTCCGGGGCCGTTTTAGAGGCGCCTCGTGTGGTCCTCTTCATAAGGCTAATGTGACATCTTGGCGCCGGGAGAAAGGACGCGGTCATGCGCAACCGATGGGCACTTCTCTTGGTCTTGGGTGCTTGGGGCGCGACAGCAGATGCGTGCGTGGTCGCACCGGCTGAAGTATCGCTGACCCAGCCTTACGGCGCCGTGTTTGGCGCCCGTCCCCGGGGGGATGAATACGCCGATTGGCTTGAGACCCTGGATGGCCACACCGTTGTCCGGTCGGACGCCGGTATCTGGGTATATGCCATCGAAGGGCCCGGCGGTGTCCTGGCCCCCTCGTCGCACGCCGTAGGCCGCCTCTCTGCCGCCGACTTGGCCCGGTTTCCCAAGCATCTACAGCCGCTCACCGACCCTTCTGTGCGCGAGCTTCGTGTCCCGCGGCAGTTGCCTCGGACGGCGGCAAAAACGCTTGTCTATTCGCAGCCGGTCTTGACCATTCTCGTGTCGTTCAACGACATCGCGCTCCAATATTCCGACTCGAGTTTCCAAAGCTTGATGTATGGCGCTGGCAACAGCGTGAAAGCCTTCTACCTCGAAAATTCCTATGGAAACTTCACCTTAGTGCCCGCGTACGAAAACGAAGGCGTTGGGAACGACGGCATCGTGGCGGTAAACGTGGGCTACGACCACCCCAACTTCGGCAACAGTTGGGGCCCGGCAACGTATCAACTGGTGGCGGACGCCCTTGACGAAGCGGATCCGTATGTCAATTACGCGACTTATGACGCAAACGCAAACGGCGCGGTGTCCGCACACGAACTCTCCATCATCCTGATTGTCGCCGGTTATGAAAAGGGCTATAGGGGCGCGCTCTCCAAGACTCCAAACGTATGGGCTCACAAGTATTTTATCACTCCCGTAACCCATGACGGCGTTACGCTGTCGCCTTATGCCATGGCCGGTGAACGACACGGCGAGACCGGCTTTCCAGACCACCAGTCGACCATCGGCGTTCCCGCACACGAATTGGGGCACCTTATGCTCGACCTCCCGGACCTCTACGATACCGACGGCACATCCGAAGGAATCGGCAGGTGGGGCGCGATGTCCTCGGGAAACTGGAATTACACGGGCGCCTACCAGGGGGACAGTCCGGCCCATTTCTGCGCGTGGTGCAAGGCCGTTACCGGCATGGTCGGCCCCTTGGATATGGATGAATCGGCCACGGGTGTCGTGGTGCAGCCCGCAAGCAGCCAGGCTTCCGTCAAGCGGCTCTGGATTGACGGTTACCGGTACCCCGCGGGCGAATATTTCCTGGTCGAGAATCGGCAGTTGTCCGGCTATGACGCCGGTCTTCCCGGCGCCGGCCTCTTGATCTGGCATATCGACCCATCCGTGTCAAGCAATGCGAACGAAGCGCACAAACTGGTGGACCTGGAAGAAGCGGACGACCTGAACGACCTCGATAACCTAACGAACCGGGGAGACACCGGGGACCCCTACCCGGGGAGTACCTCCAATACGACGTTCAACGATTCGAGTATGCCCGGATCGAAGGATTATAGCGGCAACAGCACCGGTATCGGCGTAGCCAACGTCTCCACCACGTCATTACCCGCCATAACCGCTGATTTCACGCCGCGAACAGGCGGCGTCGGCGACTG contains these protein-coding regions:
- a CDS encoding M6 family metalloprotease domain-containing protein, with product MVAPAEVSLTQPYGAVFGARPRGDEYADWLETLDGHTVVRSDAGIWVYAIEGPGGVLAPSSHAVGRLSAADLARFPKHLQPLTDPSVRELRVPRQLPRTAAKTLVYSQPVLTILVSFNDIALQYSDSSFQSLMYGAGNSVKAFYLENSYGNFTLVPAYENEGVGNDGIVAVNVGYDHPNFGNSWGPATYQLVADALDEADPYVNYATYDANANGAVSAHELSIILIVAGYEKGYRGALSKTPNVWAHKYFITPVTHDGVTLSPYAMAGERHGETGFPDHQSTIGVPAHELGHLMLDLPDLYDTDGTSEGIGRWGAMSSGNWNYTGAYQGDSPAHFCAWCKAVTGMVGPLDMDESATGVVVQPASSQASVKRLWIDGYRYPAGEYFLVENRQLSGYDAGLPGAGLLIWHIDPSVSSNANEAHKLVDLEEADDLNDLDNLTNRGDTGDPYPGSTSNTTFNDSSMPGSKDYSGNSTGIGVANVSTTSLPAITADFTPRTGGVGDWIGYDENGVTNGLGYGQLTIWTALRFTNTTSMDTLDGVQVYVNDGASATIDFHLYDSIPGGNLGTLLHSETGFAAVPGWNRFLLASPQRFPLAGERVVVLKIVNNSWGWPAAYDGTGAPSGRCYVSNTGTGTFFDMSGFGDLNQHALLSFTGGEGEGEGEGEGEGEGEGEGEGEGEGEGEGEGEGEGEGEGEGEGEGEGEGEGEGEGEGEG